Proteins encoded in a region of the Trypanosoma brucei gambiense DAL972 chromosome 11, complete sequence genome:
- a CDS encoding SNF7-like protein, putative, translating into MFSGWFKRVPPEEKAKEWRRQLNSEMRKLDLQIRKIQREEMKVKQTARQAAKKGDTVVLRMLAKEIIHSRKAVRRLHTARTQMNSISMQLQQQVSQIKLAGRIEASAVVMTQMNQLMHIREVRESIQSLGREMTKAGLIEEMMNDTIDDVLDGDISDTELEDEVEKVVVEVTQGKMEGTVVGTSRLPEVQQEQEAENEGELESDDELVARLNMLRGTVS; encoded by the coding sequence ATGTTTTCCGGGTGGTTCAAAAGGGTGCCCCCCGAGGAAAAGGCCAAAGAGTGGCGGCGACAGTTGAACTCAGAAATGCGGAAGCTCGATCTTCAAATTAGAAAAATTCAAcgagaggaaatgaaggtGAAACAAACCGCCAGGCAGGCTGCAAAGAAAGGTGACACTGTGGTTCTGCGGATGTTGGCGAAGGAGATTATTCATTCTCGCAAAGCCGTGAGGCGCCTCCATACCGCACGCACTCAAATGAACTCCATTTCTATGCAGCTGCAGCAACAGGTGTCGCAGATTAAGCTTGCTGGGCGCATCGAGGCAAGCGCTGTTGTTATGACACAGATGAATCAATTGATGCACATACGCGAGGTGCGCGAGTCGATACAGTCACTAGGAAGAGAGATGACCAAAGCCGGGTTGATTGAAGAAATGATGAACGACACGATTGACGATGTATTGGACGGGGACATCAGTGATACGGAACTGGAGGATGAAGTTGAGAAGGTTGTGGTGGAGGTTACGCAGGGGAAAATGGAGGGCACAGTGGTTGGTACATCGAGGCTCCCAGAAGTGCAACAGGAGCAAGAAGCGGAGAACGAAGGGGAGTTGGAGAGTGATGACGAGTTAGTGGCAAGGTTGAATATGCTTCGTGGGACTGTTAGTTGA
- a CDS encoding vacuolar sorting-associated protein-like,putative, translated as MLERERPQEKERGAGLFSRFFRKMDGCDVKIILDGKSESDVVRVHDPRDNTSERLYRYSCEEPVNGRVMLNPKGSYRHNGVDVMLLAYAVLPQASDHKVEFITQVKRFEPDTLQGATPLEFSFTVLKEHESYRGINARVMYVLRVVVHRPLKNVTEQMEFWVTRVDTVLSDTQPDALRHRSYFRETVFGPNSTTMDVGVTNMLHIEFMYDKRFFHLQERVLGKVTFKVTHMDIRYGEVGVVRKETVVPPLSESEAVNMETLQKFEIMDGTPIVGEVVPIRLYLNCIPNLTPTYKNVQDCVNVQYFLNLVLITADGKRFFKQQEIELYRRRGQEALTWTAWRQDDPGKGDGEAGETSH; from the coding sequence ATGTTGGAGCGGGAGCGGCCCCAAGAAAAGGAGCGGGGCGCTGGGCTTTTCAGCCGCTTCTTCCGCAAGATGGATGGCTGTGATGTGAAGATAATTCTGGACGGAAAAAGCGAATCTGATGTGGTGCGGGTTCACGACCCTCGCGACAACACAAGTGAGCGGCTCTACCGCTATTCTTGCGAAGAGCCAGTTAACGGCCGCGTAATGTTGAATCCCAAGGGCTCCTACCGCCACAACGGTGTCGATGTGATGCTTTTGGCCTACGCCGTGCTCCCTCAAGCAAGCGACCACAAAGTTGAATTTATCACACAAGTGAAGCGGTTTGAACCCGACACACTGCAGGGTGCCACTCCTTTGGAGTTCTCATTCACTGTGCTCAAGGAGCACGAGTCTTACCGGGGTATAAATGCACGGGTGATGTACGTTCTCCGTGTGGTCGTCCATCGCCCGCTGAAGAATGTCACGGAACAAATGGAGTTTTGGGTGACTCGCGTGGACACCGTATTGAGCGATACTCAGCCGGACGCTCTACGGCATAGGAGCTACTTCCGTGAGACCGTTTTTGGTCCGAATTCCACTACCATGGACGTGGGTGTCACTAACATGCTACACATTGAGTTTATGTACGATAAAAGGTTCTTTCATCTCCAGGAACGAGTTTTGGGGAAGGTGACCTTTAAAGTGACCCACATGGATATTCGCTACGGCGAAGTGGGTGTGGTAAGGAAGGAAACTGTCGTTCCCCCACTCAGTGAATCGGAGGCGGTGAACATGGAGACATTGCAAAAGTTTGAGATAATGGATGGCACGCCTATTGTGGGCGAGGTAGTTCCCATACGGTTGTATCTGAATTGCATTCCCAACCTTACGCCAACTTACAAAAATGTGCAAGATTGCGTTAATGTACAGTACTTCCTAAATCTTGTGCTGATAACTGCTGACGGCAAACGGTTCTTCAAGCAACAGGAAATTGAATTGTACCGTAGACGTGGTCAGGAGGCATTGACATGGACGGCGTGGAGGCAAGATGATCCGGGTAAAGGGGACGGAGAGGCGGGTGAAACATCTCATTAA
- a CDS encoding 2-oxoglutarate dehydrogenase E1 component,putative: MMRRLSPVNGSVVSPNVVAAVSSVLQRQQRHQSDAPLRRLLYENDSFLSGTSARYIESMYENWKADKSSVNESWNEVFSSRDLQSFERPLLTSPIRVVPASAEDKMEVAQSQDICARLTLMIQAFEDYGHLAARTDPLDAEDDSLHRSPQVKPRERVHLGLESFGFSKEDHDRVVRVGFMDQLGGAMSSSSRAMTIKELHDHLTKCFCGRVGCELGHVDDANVVRFVREVVEGYNTEHNPLRRPLSKEEKLWVWDLVASAVHFEDFFKRKYTTQKRFGCDGAESLIVGLRSLMESASDHGVEKVNFGMAHRGRLNTLYNVIGKSFPVILKEFVGITAPELEPFKVQSDVKYHLGAKSTVKMRNGKLMFTELLANPSHLEAVNPVLQGYTRAAQLKHGDAGQSKVLPVEIHGDAAFAGQGVTFETMCISEVPKFTTGGTIHVVVNNQIGFTTDPRCSRSSPYCSDLGRAFQCPIFHVNGDCPEDVARVFAFAVDLRSRFNKSVVIDLVCYRRYGHNENDDPTITQPLLYKRVHATPDVFARYSEKLVEEGVVTKEQQTAKAKEQKDHYGKYQSEVGNIRYSDYLKSGIPELWRGMKYSDELGEVTLEPTAVARESLQPVIDSLKRVPEGFVVNSKLKAVLEQRVQSLEKGEKIDWGAAEALAFGSLLLEGTHVRVMGQDVERGTFSHRHAVLHDQNKVDTYTPLAHIRKDQAPFIITNSPLNEYGVLGYASGYAIYDPNALVLWEAQFGDFANGAAIIFDQFLSSGETKWNQQQAVVVSLPHGFDGRGAEHSSGRIERFLQAVAEDVDTPAYSPEERAHRVNMEVVFPSTPAQYFHLLRRHVRRNFRKPLMLFFSKQFLRTPNESSMEQITSGGFQPVIGDPSVPPEKARRLVMCTGQIYHILNRYRESNNCGRDVALVRIEELSPFPVAEVQKLLADYSGVELMWAQEEPRNQGAFYHVESRVEYYTGGARELRYAGRAISAAPSTAYKSTHDAEERYICECVFS; this comes from the coding sequence ATGATGCGAAGGCTCAGTCCTGTGAACGGTTCGGTGGTTTCGCCCAATGTCGTAGCAGCGGTGTCATCGGTGCTTCAGCGGCAGCAACGCCATCAGTCCGACGCCCCACTCAGGCGACTGTTGTATGAAAACGACAGTTTTCTCAGCGGCACCTCGGCTAGGTACATCGAATCGATGTACGAAAATTGGAAGGCAGATAAAAGTTCCGTGAACGAATCGTGGAATGAGGTATTCTCCTCAAGGGACCTGCAGTCATTTGAGAGACCACTCCTAACTTCACCCATCCGTGTTGTACCAGCTTCAGCTGAGGACAAGATGGAGGTGGCACAATCGCAGGATATCTGCGCGCGACTGACGTTAATGATTCAAGCGTTTGAGGACTACGGGCATCTTGCAGCTCGAACTGACCCTCTGGATGCTGAGGATGACTCTCTTCACCGTTCCCCGCAGGTTAAACCCAGAGAGAGGGTACACCTTGGTCTTGAAAGCTTTGGTTTTTCGAAGGAAGATCATGACCGTGTCGTACGTGTGGGTTTCATGGATCAATTGGGAGGCGCGATGAGCTCGAGCAGCAGGGCCATGACTATCAAGGAGCTGCACGACCATTTGACGAAGTGTTTCTGTGGGCGCGTGGGATGCGAATTAGGACACGTTGATGATGCAAATGTCGTCCGTTTCGTCCGTGAAGTTGTGGAGGGTTATAACACTGAGCACAATCCACTGCGGCGCCCGTTGTCCAAGGAGGAGAAACTGTGGGTGTGGGACCTTGTTGCCTCCGCCGTGCACTTTGAAGATTTCTTCAAGCGTAAGTATACCACACAGAAGAGGTTCGGTTGCGATGGCGCAGAGTCACTTATTGTTGGTTTGCGTTCACTCATGGAGTCAGCCTCTGATCACGGTGTTGAGAAGGTTAATTTCGGTATGGCACATCGTGGTCGTTTGAATACACTGTATAACGTTATCGGTAAGTCATTCCCAGTGATATTAAAAGAGTTTGTAGGTATCACGGCCCCTGAACTGGAACCATTTAAGGTACAATCCGATGTGAAGTACCATCTTGGGGCCAAATCTACGGTGAAGATGCGCAATGGAAAGTTGATGTTTACAGAATTGCTCGCCAACCCATCACATCTGGAGGCAGTCAACCCGGTCTTGCAAGGGTACACCAGGGCGGCACAACTCAAGCACGGAGACGCTGGGCAGTCGAAGGTACTCCCCGTGGAGATACACGGCgatgctgcttttgctgGGCAAGGTGTCACATTCGAGACGATGTGCATCAGTGAGGTTCCCAAGTTTACGACAGGTGGTACTATTCACGTTGTGGTTAACAACCAGATTGGCTTCACTACGGACCCCCGGTGCTCCCGAAGCAGTCCGTACTGCTCTGACCTGGGCCGTGCCTTTCAGTGTCCCATTTTCCATGTAAATGGTGATTGTCCTGAGGATGTCGCTCGTGTGTTTGCGTTCGCCGTGGACCTCCGTTCAAGGTTCAACAAGTCTGTTGTTATTGATCTGGTGTGCTATCGCCGGTATGGACACAACGAAAATGACGATCCCACTATCACGCAGCCCCTCTTATACAAGCGAGTTCACGCGACACCCGATGTGTTTGCCCGCTACTCAGAAAAGCTTGTTGAAGAGGGAGTCGTGACCAAAGAGCAACAGACGGCCAAGGCCAAGGAGCAGAAGGATCACTACGGAAAATATCAGAGTGAGGTCGGGAATATACGGTACAGCGACTACCTCAAGTCCGGCATACCTGAGCTGTGGAGAGGCATGAAGTACTCAGATGAACTCGGAGAAGTGACATTGGAGCCCACCGCTGTTGCGCGGGAAAGTCTCCAACCGGTGATTGATTCGCTTAAAAGGGTGCCGGAGGGGTTTGTGGTTAATTCCAAACTCAAGGCGGTGCTCGAGCAGCGAGTCCAGTCTCTGGAGAAGGGTGAAAAGATTGATTGGGGCGCTGCTGAAGCGCTTGCCTTTGGTTCACTATTACTGGAGGGCACTCATGTACGGGTGATGGGTCAGGACGTGGAGCGCGGCACATTTTCGCACAGACACGCAGTTTTACATGACCAGAACAAAGTTGACACGTACACGCCGCTCGCCCATATAAGGAAGGACCAGGCACCGTTCATAATCACTAACAGCCCTCTCAATGAGTATGGGGTACTGGGTTATGCCAGCGGTTACGCCATTTACGACCCCAATGCGCTTGTTTTGTGGGAAGCACAATTCGGTGACTTTGCTAACGGAGCCGCCATTATTTTTGATCAATTCCTTTCCAGTGGAGAAACCAAATGGAATCAGCAGCAGGCGGTCGTCGTTTCTCTTCCCCATGGATTCGATGGGCGCGGAGCGGAACACAGCAGCGGCCGCATTGAGAGGTTCTTGCAAGCCGTCGCAGAAGACGTGGACACTCCGGCGTACTCCCCTGAGGAGCGCGCCCACCGTGTAAATATGGAGGTTGTGTTCCCCAGCACACCGGCGCAGTACTTCCACTTGTTGCGCCGGCACGTCCGTCGCAATTTCCGCAAGCCGCTTATGTTATTCTTTTCGAAACAGTTCTTGCGCACACCGAACGAGTCATCCATGGAACAAATAACCAGTGGCGGTTTCCAACCTGTTATCGGTGACCCATCCGTTCCACCCGAGAAGGCGCGTCGCCTCGTGATGTGCACTGGGCAAATATACCACATCCTCAATAGGTACCGTGAATCCAACAACTGTGGACGGGACGTGGCGCTTGTGCGGATCGAGGAGCTCTCACCATTCCCAGTTGCTGAGGTGCAGAAGTTGTTGGCGGATTACAGTGGTGTCGAGCTGATGTGGGCACAGGAGGAGCCACGCAATCAAGGCGCCTTTTATCACGTTGAATCGCGTGTGGAGTACTACACGGGAGGAGCCCGAGAGCTGCGATATGCTGGGCGTGCGATCAGTGCTGCCCCTTCTACGGCCTACAAGAGCACTCACGACGCCGAGGAGAGGTACATTTGCGAATGCGTATTTTCATAA
- a CDS encoding glycosyl transferase-like protein, putative — protein MSLPRRMCMFATCQSNRKSCSMRQSSVTSEGYRYSSTFAAGRLFDAVYVINLDRRPDRWEFATQQLSRAGFLHEEYVRFPAVDGRNVDLQKAHACGLISRLGLLRLQEPEHRRIWGMDLNPGAVGCALSHALLWAQIAASRHRSVLVVEDDSLFPQDFHHKYEARAKQVPSDWELLYVSGLDTAGQAPQLRVAEGVCRVPQMHRTTNCYVVSHRGARLLLDACFPVTYQLDTMMTLRTAGDGAGGVPYVTVPNCYTLQPPLVVQATRMGSDIQSVSGGVCDRDEVEEERARCRAAGWEVQETGTLVP, from the coding sequence ATGTCACTACCAAGAAGAATGTGCATGTTTGCTACCTGTCAAAGCAACAGGAAGAGTTGCAGTATGCGCCAAAGCTCAGTGACTTCTGAGGGCTACCGGTATTCTTCTACATTTGCTGCGGGTCGGTTGTTTGATGCCGTGTACGTCATTAACCTTGACCGACGTCCAGACCGCTGGGAGTTTGCGACGCAGCAGTTGAGCCGCGCAGGTTTCCTTCATGAGGAATACGTTCGGTTTCCGGCAGTAGATGGCAGGAATGTTGATCTCCAGAAGGCACACGCATGCGGTTTGATTTCGCGGCTCGGGTTACTTCGTCTGCAGGAACCTgagcatcgccgtatttgggGGATGGACTTGAATCCCGGGGCTGTGGGATGCGCGTTAAGCCACGCATTGTTGTGGGCGCAGATCGCTGCGAGTCGTCATCGATCTGTTCTTGTTGTGGAAGACGATTCTTTGTTCCCGCAAGACTTTCATCACAAATACGAGGCTCGTGCAAAGCAAGTTCCAAGCGACTGGGAGCTGCTATATGTTAGCGGTCTTGACACGGCGGGGCAGGCTCCGCAGTTGCGAGTGGCTGAGGGGGTGTGTCGAGTGCCACAAATGCATCGTACAACAAATTGTTACGTGGTTTCGCACAGGGGTGCCCGCCTCTTGTTGGATGCTTGCTTCCCTGTAACTTACCAATTGGATACAATGATGACGCTGAGGACTGCGGGTGACGGTGCTGGTGGTGTACCTTACGTAACGGTGCCCAACTGTTATACACTGCAGCCTCCGCTGGTGGTGCAAGCGACCCGAATGGGTTCAGATATTCAAAGTGTGAGCGGTGGCGTATGTGATAGGGATGaggtggaagaggaaagggcaAGGTGTAGGGCCGCAGGGTGGGAAGTTCAGGAGACTGGAACCCTTGTACCGTAG
- a CDS encoding signal recognition particle receptor alpha subunit, putative has product MIDTLSIVSNGGIVLWERSSDVSRKCSIINQVVQEFLLEDRAGMHETVIGDYKVHWMLENDAHFFVVAIHPKFVSYPQMCAFLRTIARCFVKKYGRVRDNVLVEYDFSAEYAETLSMLDAGVPGVDALGGGDQISNGDTEGEEEDEDLLEDAADGEPQGEGECSAAGAASGAYQGPDTFVTKTGHVIGRKGKKLAGSKSTTATSQKRSKQVKRATRWDEPSADSAVEEQRGQGTRPTEEELEVQTALQRAAFIKRLPNGSVAPVREKEWEGQQRGLLANWLRSYVGRRELDSQDFNNVIPGLREKLITKNVAVEVAEHVCKSVEASLTGKVLGTFESLHQCIEAAMISALRRILQPKHEINILRAVASSRGRNKPYSIVLCGVNGVGKSTTLAKITYWLQQNGHTVMIAAGDTFRHGAVEQLEVHGRCLGVDVFQMGYGTDPSAVAAAAISRATRDGCDVVMIDTAGRMQDHESRMRALAKLIHDNQPDLVLFVGEALVGNTGVDQLRRFNQCLVDFVPVGSVPRGIDGIVLTKFDTIDDKVGAAVSMVYELGQPIVFVGAGQTYQDLKVMEPDVVVSALMA; this is encoded by the coding sequence ATGATCGACACGCTTTCGATAGTTAGTAATGGGGGGATTGTGCTGTGGGAGCGAAGTTCAGATGTTTCTAGAAAATGCTCAATAATTAATCAGGTCGTCCAGGAGTTTCTTCTTGAGGATCGCGCTGGTATGCACGAGACCGTAATTGGTGATTACAAAGTTCATTGGATGTTGGAAAACGATGCAcatttctttgttgtggCAATACACCCGAAGTTTGTTTCGTACCCGCAGATGTGTGCCTTTCTACGGACCATTGCTAGGTGTTTTGTCAAGAAGTACGGACGGGTGCGAGACAATGTGCTTGTGGAATACGACTTTTCAGCTGAATACGCGGAGACTCTTTCGATGCTTGATGCCGGTGTTCCTGGTGTTGATGCATTGGGTGGCGGCGATCAAATTAGTAACGGTGACACCgagggggaagaggaggatgaggattTGTTGGAAGATGCAGCAGACGGGGAGCCGCAAGGTGAAGGTGAGTGCAGTGCTGCCGGTGCCGCCTCAGGAGCCTATCAAGGGCCTGATACATTCGTTACCAAAACGGGCCATGTTATTGGTCGAAAAGGTAAGAAACTAGCTGGATCCAAGTCTACAACTGCAACCTCCCAGAAACGAAGCAAGCAGGTGAAGCGCGCCACCCGCTGGGATGAACCATCGGCCGACAGCGCTGTGGAAGAGCAGCGGGGGCAGGGAACCAGACCAACCGAAGAAGAACTTGAAGTACAGACTGCGTTGCAGAGAGCGGCCTTTATCAAACGGTTACCTAATGGCAGTGTGGCTCCGGTACGGGAGAAGGAGTGGGAGGGTCAGCAAAGGGGTCTCCTGGCCAATTGGCTTCGTTCTTATGTTGGTCGACGTGAATTGGACAGTCAAGACTTTAACAATGTCATACCCGGCCTACGTGAGAAACTTATTACCAAAAATGTTGCTGTGGAGGTGGCTGAGCACGTATGCAAGTCTGTAGAAGCGTCGCTGACCGGAAAGGTTCTTGGAACCTTTGAGTCCCTGCATCAATGCATTGAAGCCGCCATGATCTCTGCACTCCGTCGCATACTTCAGCCAAAACATGAGATAAACATCCTGCGTGCGGTAGCATCATCGAGGGGGCGAAATAAGCCATACTCCATTGTGCTCTGCGGTGTAAATGGCGTCGGTAAGTCAACAACCCTTGCCAAGATAACATACTGGCTCCAGCAGAATGGCCACACTGTCATGATCGCTGCAGGTGACACGTTTCGCCACGGTGCAGTGGAGCAGTTGGAGGTACATGGGCGCTGCCTGGGCGTGGACGTCTTCCAAATGGGGTATGGGACTGACCCATCTGCAGTTGCAGCGGCGGCTATATCACGAGCTACTCGTGATGGCTGCGATGTGGTGATGATCGACACCGCGGGAAGGATGCAAGATCACGAGTCTCGCATGCGTGCTCTTGCGAAACTCATTCATGATAACCAGCCTGATCTGGTTCTGTTTGTTGGCGAGGCCCTGGTGGGAAACACTGGTGTGGACCAGCTTCGGCGCTTTAATCAGTGTCTTGTTGATTTTGTGCCTGTTGGAAGCGTGCCACGTGGCATTGATGGGATTGTACTTACAAAGTTTGACACCATCGACGATAAGGTGGGTGCCGCCGTCTCGATGGTATACGAACTGGGTCAGCCGATTGTTTTCGTTGGGGCAGGGCAAACTTACCAGGATTTGAAAGTAATGGAGCCAGATGTTGTTGTCAGCGCTTTAATGGCGTAG